One part of the Xylocopa sonorina isolate GNS202 chromosome 10, iyXylSono1_principal, whole genome shotgun sequence genome encodes these proteins:
- the LOC143428208 gene encoding uncharacterized protein LOC143428208: MNFLNEIQFVGLFIGILCGICTSFAQKCFDDGNEFCVDEDDILSVDLLPGSFLFADQDAIDNATQGSANYAVDGSIYNALNEMEYHRKKMNEYLCHGYIAKEIVKIMSTPRTKRRLNVADKSDLYDIMDSDNVTIHDKLLADEGSSKYKNWLQRRTTLDDVYRHYAPQKKISKKHGVHNENFEDFDGEVTGYAMKAPLPSGKISFYEGHNEEDDHMLSSSSGHNFHYGHVYGHGGGLGHDHYLHHAEAYPVYPAYPAMHPAYPAVHEEHHYVPVYQDHEEDQKSYYKAKGTDLSIKDFFEIALTALAFLAFGCFIIQLLMNATGNLNPTMATMTTAKRLKRSNHGLPFSYASNEELNELSYNVLRSIEAALVADIDFGNCIRRVLCENNRRSTQAADARKIWMPVWSLGMSWISGRVLKASPWSAMLDSVKASILGLGGADCAILYPDCNLNKERIKRRRRRRK, encoded by the exons ATGAATTTTCTCAACGAGATTCAATTCGTCGGGCTGTTTATCGGGATCTTGTGCGGAATTTGTACGAGTTTCGCGCAAAAATGTTTCGACGACGGTAACGAGTTTTGCGTCGACGAGGACGACATCCTTTCGGTGGATCTTCTGCCTGGATCCTTTCTGTTCGCGGATCAGGACGCGATTGACAATGCGACGCAAGGTTCTGCTAATTACGCCGTCGATGGGTCCATTTACAATGCTCTGAACGAAATGGAATATCACAG GAAAAAGATGAACGAGTATTTGTGTCACGGCTACATCGCCAAAGAAATAGTGAAAATAATGAGCACGCCAAGAACTAAACGGCGGCTGAACGTGGCAGATAAAAGTGATTTATATGACATAATGGACAGTGATAATGTTACCATTCACGACAAACTGTTAGCGGACGAAGGAAGTTCAAAGTACAAAAACTGGTTGCAGCG AAGGACAACTCTGGACGACGTATATCGACATTACGCGCCCCAAAAGAAGATAAGTAAAAAACACGGAGTTCATAACGAGAATTTCGAAGACTTCGATGGAGAAGTGACCGGATACGCGATGAAAGCTCCTCTGCCATCCGGTAAAATCAGTTTCTACGAAGGCCACAACGAAGAAGATG ATCACATGCTCTCGTCCTCATCCGGCCACAACTTCCATTACGGCCACGTCTACGGCCATGGCGGCGGTCTTGGCCACGATCATTACTTGCACCACGCGGAGGCTTACCCTGTTTACCCTGCTTACCCTGCTATGCACCCTGCTTACCCTGCTGTGCACGAGGAACACCATTATGTTCCTGTTTACCAGGACCACGAGGAGGACCAAAAATCCTATTACAAAGCGAAAGGAACCGATCTCTCGATAAAGGATTTCTTCGAGATCGCCCTTACAGCCCTCGCGTTCCTTGCTTTCGGATGTTTCATTATACAATTGTTGATGAACGCTAcg GGTAACTTGAACCCAACTATGGCTACGATGACCACTGCGAAACGTTTGAAAAGAAGCAACCACGGATTACCTTTCTCGTACGCGAGTAACGAAGAATTGAACGAGCTCTCTTACAATGTCCTGAGAAGCATCGAAGCTGCTCTGGTCGCTGATATAGATTTTGGAAATTGCATACGCAGAGTTCTCTGCGAGAATAACCGACGCTCCACGCAAGCTGCCGATGCGCGTAAAATTTGGATGCCTGTTTGGAG TTTAGGGATGAGCTGGATATCCGGAAGGGTGTTGAAAGCATCCCCATGGTCGGCAATGCTGGATTCTGTAAAAGCTTCCATCCTCGGTCTAGGTGGAGCCGACTGTGCAATTTTGTATCCTGATTGCAATCTTAATAAGGAGAGGATCAAAAGACGTAGAAgacgaagaaaataa
- the LOC143428022 gene encoding uncharacterized protein LOC143428022: MNRVENFSRASMTLPTMELYQSHDKVNDEIYDLRRVPVQQDLKKIRVVEDTCERAREDRERFVKSPGGQDAMGYTSDSSNESYNEIRRKQMEMKNLSPAVVSSAFTIDNILGRRDKKDTEVSSSVKDYGEEEQEERDDKMEENQFIRPTAVSATHSEMSPGLYVPTGLSYSEVTLADPSGYSATSLASASILYNSWIAQTKPVQLFGLQAPKPSGRRSRKPGIDRKPRQAYSAKQLERLEAEFKIDKYLSVSKRMELSKSLNLTEVQIKTWFQNRRTKWKKQLTSRLKIAQRQGLFPPTYFPPAQYPLLPYYTAPIMFGTPASDDANINAGTIPPRPVVSSPDTV; the protein is encoded by the exons ATGAATCGTGTCGAGAACTTTTCGAGAGCTTCGATGACATTGCCGACGATGGAGCTCTACCAGAGTCACGACAAGGTGAACGACGAGATCTACGACCTGCGACGGGTACCTGTGCAGCAGGACCTCAAGAAGATCCGCGTCGTCGAGGATACCTGCGAGCGCGCGCGAGAGGATCGCGAGCGATTCGTGAAATCGCCCGGCGGTCAGGACGCGATGGGATACACGTCCGACTCGAGCAACGAGAGTTACAACGAGATACGCAGGAAGCAAATGGAGATGAAGAACTTGTCGCCAGCGGTTGTGTCCAGCGCTTTCACGATCGACAACATCCTTGGCAGACGCGACAAGAAAGACACCGAGGTGTCGTCCAGCGTGAAGGATTACGGGGAGGAAGAACAGGAGGAAAGGGACGATAAAATGGAGGAGAATCAGTTTATCAGACCAACCGCCGTATCAGCGACGCATTCAG AGATGAGCCCTGGATTGTACGTACCAACAGGCTTATCGTATTCAGAAGTCACGCTGGCAGATCCATCCGGGTACTCAGCGACGTCCCTCGCCTCTGCATCCATTTTGTACAACAGTTGGATCGCTCAAACGAAGCCTGTCCAGCTGTTTGGTCTACAAG CACCTAAACCGAGTGGAAGACGGTCGAGGAAGCCTGGGATTGATCGGAAACCACGCCAAGCGTACAGCGCGAAACAACTGGAGAGGCTCGAGGCAGAATTCAAG ATCGACAAGTACTTGAGCGTGAGCAAACGAATGGAGCTGTCGAAGTCCCTGAATTTGACGGAAGTGCAAATAAAAACGTGGTTCCAAAATCGTCGCACGAAATGGAAGAAACAGCTTACCTCGCGGTTGAAGATTGCCCAGAGGCAAGGATTGTTTCCACCCACGTATTTTCCACCTGCACAATACCCTCTGCTGCCATATTACACCGCGCCCATCATGTTTGGGACACCAGCGTCAGATGACGCCAACATTAACGCTGGCACGATACCGCCACGACCTGTGGTATCGTCGCCGGATACCGTTTGA